The nucleotide window AGCTTATCCATGGAGACCTGTGCGGGCCAATAACACCAAGCACACCAGGTGGAAACCGCTATATCTTTGTTATTATTGACGATCACTCAAGGTATATGTGGACAGTTTTACTTAAAGAGAAAAGTGAAGCATTCTCAAAATTCAAACGCCTCAGAGGACTGGTGGAACGAGAAATTGGAGAGAAGATAGGAACATTCAGAACTGATCGAGGTGGGGAGTTCGTATCTCACGAGTTCAACTCGTATTGTGACATCTCAGGAATCAAAAGACATCTTACCGCTCCGTACACTCCACAGCAAAACGGAGTAGTAGAGAGAAGAAACAGAACGTTAATGGAGATGGCAAGAAGTCTTTTGAAACATATGCATATGCCAAACTACCTATGGGGTGAGGCAATCCGACATGCGACATATCTTATCAATAGGATCGCCACAAGATCACTACAAAACCAAACACCTTACGAAGTCTTACGGGGAAGAGTTCCAAACATAAGTCACCTTAGGGTATTTGGATGCATTGGCTATGCCAAAGTAGACAAGGTACATCTCAAGAAGCTTGATGACAGGACGAGAGTATTGGTTCACCTAGGAACGGAACCAGGGTCTAAAGCCTATAGACTACTAGATGCTGAGACTCGGAAGATAGTGGTAAATAGAGATGTCGTGTTCGATGAAACAAAAGGTCTGAACTGGAAGAAACACGATGCTGAGGTCGAAAGTTATAACGACTTTGTGATCACAATTGGTGAGTTTGGAAATCATGGAGTTAGAGAAGAAAAATCTGACGTAGATCCCAAGCAAGGTTCAGACACACTAGAAGACAAAGCAACAAACGCAGAGAATGATGACGAGGATAATGAAGATGAGAACACAGAGCCAAACTCATCGGAATCAATAGAAGAAGGAGAACAAGAAAACAGAACACTAAGGAGAAGCGAAAGACAAACCTCAAAACCCAAGTACCTTGAGGATTACGTTTTACTagctgaagaagaaggtgagatattattgatatgcttaaatgaTGAACCAAAGAGCTTTGAGGAGGCAAGAGAACTTAAGGAGTGGATAGATGCATGCAAGGATGAAATCCAATCCATCGAGAAGAATGAAGTATGGAAACTTGTTGACCTACCGAGTGGCGCAAAGTCAATAGGTCTCAGATGGATCTTTAAGATCAAACGCAATTCAGACGGTTCCATTAACAAGTATAAAGCACGTTTAGTGGCAAAAGGGTATGTGCAGCAATATGGGATTGACTTCGATGAAGTCTTTACCCCTGTAGCACGGCTTGAAACTATTAGACTACTTATCAGCATTGCAGCCACAAACGGATGGGAGGTGCACCACCTTGACGTCAAAACGGCATTCTTACACGGAGAATTAAAAGAGACAGTCTATGTCACACAACCGGAAGGCTTTGAGGTGAAAGGGAGCGAGAGGAAAGTATACAAACTCAATAAAGCCTTGTACGGATTGCGACAAGCGCCGCGAGCTTGGAATAACAAGTTAAATCGTATACTACTTGAGTTTGGTTTTGAGAAATGCTCTAAGGAGCACTCAGTGTATAGGAAGACCGTGGAGCACAACATACTCGTGATAGCTGTGTATGTCGATGATCTCTTTGTGAGTGGAGCAAACGAGAAGATCATAGGAGATTTCAAGAGAGAGATGGCGTCTAAATTTGATATGAGCGATCTGGGAAGACTAAGTTATTATCTTGGTATTGAAGTTCATCAAGAGGAGGGACGCATAAGCTTAAATCAAAGGCGGTATGGACTCAAAATCTTAGAAGAAAGCGGGATGAAACATTGCAACATGACGCATACACCAATGGAAATAGGTCTGAAACTATCAAAGTCAGTTGAAGAAAAAGATGTAGATGCAACAAGGTACAGAAGAATCATCGGTTGCTTCAGGTATCTCATTCACACGCGACCTGATCTCGCATACACAGTGGGGGTTCTAAGTCGATACATGACCAGTCCGAAAGTCTCTCATGAAGCGGCAATGAAACACTGTCTCAGATATCTTCAAGGAACAACGTCACTTGGTCTTATCTTTGAACGATCAACACCTGGAATCCCAAAGCTCATTGGATACAGTGACAGTAGCCACAACGTAGACATGGACGATGGAAGAAGTACCGGAGGTCACATCTTCTATCTTGGGAGAAGCTTGATCACGTGGAGCTCAAGCAAACAAGATACAGTTGCTCTGTCTTCGTGTGAAGCAGAGTTTATGGCCGGGACAGAGGCAGCAAAGCATGCCATATGGTTACAAGAGCTATTGAGTGAAGTTACAGAGCAGCCTGTCGAGAAAGTGTTGATCCGAATAGACAATCAGTCTGCGATTGCTCTCACCAAGAATCCGGTATTCCATGGCAGAAGCAAACACATACATCGGCGAAATCACTTTATACGGGAGTGCATTGAGAAGGGACAAGTCGACGTGGAACATGTCTCAGGAAAAATGCAAAAAGCTGATATCCTAACTAAAGCACTTGGAAGGATCAAGTTTAGAGAAATGAGAGATCTTATCGGGATGCAAGATATAACGAAAGATAGTTTCAAGCTTAAGGAGGAGATTGTTGGGATAAGCttgaaagaaaaggaaacttgaGTTAGAAGTTATCCACCTAATCCTACCGAGTTATGGAATATAGGAATACTAatgtttaggagttatctaaacACTTAGGAGTTATCTAAAAGTATTACCTATTAGGATTAGGAATTATAAAtctctatataagaagatgcAAGTGTGTTGCATAGCTTATGAGTTTAGAAATTGAACTtaagttttgagttattttcttGAGCATTAATAAAAGTGAGTTATACTTTTATACAGTCTTTGAACTCTAGAACAGCCAGCAAAGATGGACACATAGCTTGGTGGCAGAGCATTTGACTGCAGATCAAGAGGTCACCGGTCCGAACCGGTTCGCcctcaatttttaaaatttcatgtaAATCTCAAGTGtatattacacttttttttttggtaattatcaaaaacattttcaaaacttataaaaaaactatACGAAGAAAGGGAAGACAAATCCCGAAGACAGTTTGCAAATCAATCATTTACAAGTCTCCAAGATTCAGATAATCCAGCAATTGTTTTCATCATTCAGCTCTGATTCCTCTGACCATATCTGCTTCACTTGTTCCCACACCAAACATCCTCTTCCCtgcatatttttaattcatttctCATTCCATCAAGAACCttaatactttaaattttatctGACTTCTGAAAGTACTATCTGGTTACCTTTGAAGTGAATTCAACAGTAGTTGTGCAGCATTTACGCTCATCCTCTGCCAAAAATAACAAACCATCATAAGGACTTGTTGAAAATAAGTCACCACAGATCAGATTCCAAAGACGACATTCTTACCGCATTGCTCCCACTTATCAAACTTCACTATACATTTCCCAGAAATGTTATCTATAACAAGAACCTGATCCACCCAAACCCAAAACTTCTTCCCACTTCTGTCTCCATTATACTTCCTCAGCTCATCAATGGCCTCCCTCAGAGACTTCTCTTCCCCTGATGGATGGAAAAAAACAGCATCTTGGTCCTGAAAAGTGTTCCAAGAAAAGGTAATTAGTCCGGTCCATAAGCTAACTATGGATTCCATTTGCATCTATCTTATTTATAGACACTCACACAAGACTCTTTGAAGCTGGCTATGTATGTCTCATACTTCTTGATCTCACCGCGTCTCAATCTCTCGTAGAACAAGTAAAACCTCACAACTTCTTGACCAGGATTGGCGATATCCGCCTTTCCATTCAAGAACTCAGAAGCATCTCTTGGAGAAAGAGTTGGACCAAGCTTGAAATAATCAATGGCTTGAAGAATCCCATCTGCACATCTCTCGCTTGAATGGATGAGCTTTGAGTTGTTTAAAGCATTTTCAGTATGCCACTTCAGTAGCTCTTCTTGAGAATTGCTCACCttcacaaacacacacacatagaCAAAACAAAGTAAAGCTTTTGGTGTCGATAAGAATGGCTGAGAGATTGTTATGAATGAAACAAGAGAACAGTACCATGACACCGTGAACATCAGGAATGCTGAATAGCTCAGCATCATGTTCAGAGTCGCCGCAAGCAAGAGTATTGACAGGGGACATTCCTTCAGCCTTCAGCTTCTTGAGAAGGTACTCAAGAGCTTCTCCTTTTCCTCCACCTCGTGGTATAACATCCAGATTCATTCCCCAGCTGTGAATGATCTTAACATCTAACTGAAAACATACACCATAATCACAAACCATTTGGTTTCCaagtaacaaaaaaagaagatataaataaaacactTAACGCCACGTTTCTCCAGCAAGTGTGAAAGTTCCTTGGTCACTGCCTCACCTTTACCTTCATCAATGTAAAAGCTGACCTTGTGTAGCCTCTGCTCAGTTTTCGGCTGAAGAGTTAACTCAGGGAACTTTCTGGTTTCTTCCAAGACAATCTCCTGGTTCCATTTATGGGTGTTCAAGGTCTCAACCCAAGAATGATCAGGAACCATGGAGTTACCAAATGCTATCTCGGTTCCTATAGATGTAATGATGATATCAGGGGTCAACAatggtttttcttttctcagTTCTTTGTAAAGAATAGGTGATCTTGCTGTTGAGAAGACGAGAAGAGAGTCACGGCGATAAGCTTCTTCCCACAGTGAGTTGAACCTCAGAAGAGAGAGGTTGTCATGGTCTTGATGATCAACCTGTAAGAAACAgaataacataaataactatatatctTCTTCTGCACATGCATCACAGAATCAGAGATCATACCATGGTATGATCAAGGTCCGAGACGATCAttagaggaggaggagatttCAGGCGTTCCATAATCAACATATTTTCAGTGTCCTGTGAATTAGCATATAGTGGCAAAGTCTTTGATTATCATAATCAAAGTTGTTACAGATTTAGCATATGCGTTTTGTTCTTAACATACACAACAATTGGTAAGATCATATAAAGCAAAAGATGTATATAAGCTATGTTGTTACCAGTTTCAAGCATCAAACAACATAGAGGTTCCTAAGAAGtatcaacttcttcttctacagAGATATCTAAGTTTCAAAGTCTTAAGTGATGGAGAGACAAGAACACAGGAGATACCAAAGTATTTGTGCTATTAAGTTTAATGTAAAGAAAGAAACTCAATGTTTATAGAATACTCTTAACATGTGCTTAGAAAGCCCAAAATCTATTGAATATCCAAATCAAAAGTTGAAAAGTTAATTACAAAGCTCTTTAAGACATCCAAATGCATAATAGTCTAAAGGTGATCACGATAAACTCCTTAAAATTGATCTCTATTGGATTAATATTTACCTAaccaataataaacaaaaatagaaacTCATGCTTATCTAATTGAAAGAAGATAAATAAGAAGATCAACATGGATGAGCTGAATTACTAAGCAAGGGCAGTAACAAGACATATATAACCATCGCATTTTCCTCATTTCTCCAAGAAAACTCACCAAAAAGGGAAGATAACGAAACCCAAATCAAAGAAGATGAAAGCAAACCTTGTGTATATCGCTTCTTGAGttattcttcttcctcttcctcttctgcaAGTTGAAGGGAAAAGGAGGTTTCTTTTTTcgagaaaagaagaagagaaaagagagaatatTATCAGTCACACTAATCCGCATGTTGGCGTTACAGCGTATTGTATAAAGACCACGTAGTTAATGTCACCCCATCCACCAATAAAAGACAAGGATCAACGGTTAGGATCCTTTCATATGAAATCatatttgtttctcttttgtttaattCTGTTGTTATTAGTTCAGAGCATCTGTCTTCAATAGAGATTGGTCTTTTCCTCTCccataacttcttcttttttcttttaatagaaCAAATTGAAACTTTGTTGGTTTCTTTAAAACATACTGAATACATTGATAGGTGTCACTGCGAATATGTGGACAGCATTGCAATTGCCATTAGATTATCAATAAGTTTTAAGTATTTTCGTAAGAagaaaataaggaaacaaagaaaaatgaatTTAGCATTGgtcattaaaaaattagaataaaaagGATAATTAAAGATATAACTTCCGATAATTCACGGTTAATCGGTTTTCCATGCGTTTGTTCTCTCGATATGTGAGGTTTAAAAAGATAACTAAAGATGTAACGCTTGACTATCTACGGTTAATCAGTCTTACATCTGTCTACTCTCTCGACGTGtgaagttttaaaaatacaattaaagaTGTAACGCCTGACTTCCACGGTTAATTGGTCTTCCACACGTTTACTCTCTTGATatgtgaaatttaaaaaatacaatttaagaTGTAACGCTTGACCATCTACGGTTAATCGGTCATCCACACACCTGCCTGACATGGGAGTTTTAAAAGACTTGTGTACTGATCATTTAATCGCTAGTTGATATTTTCCATGTTTTATCATTACTTGCACGATATCGACAATCACTTTTCGATATATATCATTCATCATTCATTCAGCTATTCCAACTAGAAACTTTAGAAGAACATAAATAAAGTTTGATATAAGTAgtcaaatcaaatatattaatattttctatatatattatcatatacCAAATATGAGACAGAGGAGATACAATAACATAAGTATTGTGATGAAAATGATTGTACATTCTTTAAAACAAATTGAATACCTTGATAGGTGCTCTTGGGAATCTGTGGACATCATTGCCAGTGGATCATCAATAAGGTTAATTAGTTTTCCACGCGTCTGCTCTCTCGACATATGAGGTTTAAAAGGATAATTAAAGATGTAATGCTTGACCATCCACGATTAATCGGTCTTCCACACGTTTGCTCTCTCGATATGTgcggtttaaaaaaaaaattaaagatgtAACGCTTGACCATCCACGGTTAATCAATCTTCCATGCATCTGCTCTCTTGACATGTGagatttaaaaagataatttaagATGTAACGCTTGACCATACATGGTTAATCAGTCTTCTATACGTCTTCTCTCTCTGTATGTGAAGttcaaaaataaagttaaagatGTAACGTTTGACGATCCACGGTTAATTTTCATCTACGCACATACTCTCTCAACATGTAAGTCCACTATTTTAGGCTAGTCGGTGCATTAGTTAACGAGAGGTTTAAAAGATTTGTTTACTTACTATTTAATAACTAGATaatattttctatgttttgtcTTTACTCATTCGATATCGACAATCACTTTTTGATTAATCATCATTCAACTATTCCAACTAAGAAGTTTAGAACGAcataaatagagtttaatataatcatataagtagtcaaatcaaatatattaatattttctatatatattatcatatacCAAATAAGAAAAGGAGATAAAATAACATAAGTATAGTGATAAAAATGATTGcacattttttaaaacaaattgaatACCTTGATAGGTGCCCTTGGGAATCTGTGGACAACATTGCTAGCGGATCATCAATAAGGTTAATCGGTTTTCCACGCGTCTGCTCTTTCGACATGTGAGGTTTAAAAGGACAATTAAAGATGTAATGCTTGACCATCCACGATTAATCGGTCTACCACATGTTTGCTCTCTCGATATGTGAGGTTGAAAAGAACAATTAAAGATGTAACGCTTGACCATCCACATTTAATCGATCTTCCATGCATTTGTTCTCTCGACATGTGagatttaaaaagataatttaagATGTAACGCTTCACCATACATGGTTAATCGGTCTTCCACACGTTTTCTCTCTCTCGGTATGTGaagtttaaaaattttttttgaagatatAACGCTTGACGATCCACGGTTAATTGGCCATCTACGCACTGCTCTCGCGACATGTAAGTCCACTATTTATGCTAGTAGGGTGTATTAGTTAACGGAAggtttaaaaaatttgtttactGACTATTTAATAGCtagatgatattttttttgatcaaatagacgatattttctatgttttgtcTTTACTCATTCGATATcgacaaatcattttttgattATTCATCATTCAATTATTCCAACTAAGAAGTTTAGAACGACATAAATAGAGTTTGATATAAGtagtaaaatcaaatatattaatattttctatatatattatcatataccaaatatgagaaaaagaagataaaataacATAAGTATAATGATTGtacattctttaaaaaaaattgaatacatCGATATGTGACTTTAGGAATCTATGGACAACATTGACAGTGGATTATCAATAAGTTTATGGTATTTTCCTAatgagaaaataaagaaacgaAGAAATATGAATTTAGCATGgtcataaacaaaacaattataaGTAAAAGGACAATTAAAGATGTAACTCCTAACCATCCACAGTTAATCGGTCTTCCACGAGCTTGCCTCTCGACATATGAGttttaaaggaaaaagaaaagaagtaaCGCTCGACTATCAACAATTAAACAATCTTTCACGCACATGCACTCTCCACATGTGAGTCCGTTATATATAATAGTCAGTGGATTAATTAATGGAAGGTTCAAAAGACTTATAAATTGATCATTAATCACTAGATgatattttctatgttttatctTTACATGATATTGAAACTCACTTTTTGATATAAGATCATTCATCATTCAACTATTCCAACTAAAAACTTTAGATCgatgtaaatataatttgatataagCAAATCACTTTTTTCATAGTTATATCTATATTATCTTATCTTGAGTCATGTGCAAtatcaatataatttttttgaatagaATGAGATAAGTAAACTAAACAAggttaaatatacatatatttggtTATCTTttgatatccattcgggttcgaaTATTATCCGcacgggttcggatatccattctCTCCTAACTTAATACATGTTCGGATATTCTGTTACTTCAGTTTAGATTTCAGTTTGGGTTTTATGAGTCGCATTTGGATACGAGTTCGGATATCGAGTTCGGATAATATGCTCATGCCTAATTAGTACACTCATTTGTTAAGGGATATCTAATACAAAAAAGGTACTAGTACACTCATTTGTTAAGGGATATCCAATACAAAAAAGTTAAAGTAACTAATGACACTGTAGAACAATGCAAAACATTTCAGTTATTACTCTCTGTTTTagtgttgataaaaaaattagctATTCTGATTTTTACAATGACTGAGATGGTTTTGTGGATATTTGGTTTGTTGAAAAGACCGAAGCGAACAGTTAATTCTGGAAAAAGAAGACTTTTGTTCCGCATGTTTCTCTAATGAATCCCGTCAATGGAGATGACGTAAGGATGTAAGGCACAGTGATAAAGTCTGGTTGAGAAAGTTATATCTCAAGCAGAGTCAACCCCACACACTTAAAATTAGGCCATTGCGAGATAGGATTGAGCTGGTATTATGTTTATAACACACTATGAAGTAAgtggaaatatatataaacaagcaaagattataaattaagttgacacattatatataaatgcCTATTTGTAAGTAAATTTAAGTTGAAGTGTGGAGCTTCATTCTTCGAAGAGAAAGATAAGCCAAGAGACGGTAGCCAATAATCATAGCTACGAGAGCACTCACTTCCTTAAGCCCACTCACTATCTCCTCTCCGTTTACGTCCTGCATGATTTCTTCATATTGAACCTTGACAAGGAGCTTGTATGTGTGGTAGTTGAATGACATGTAACGTATCCATGCAATAAACATCGGAACTTTCTGccaaaagacaaacaaacaagtGTTAATCAATGTGCATTAGAGTTGCAATACTCCTATGTATAATGATATGTCTCAGGATTTGCTTATCTGAAACTGCACATGTGTCTTAATTAGAGGTAATCATCTCATTGTAACTAGAAGTTTACAACATGTCTGAATGTGGAACGTAGGTAAGAACAATGTACTATGGTGTTCAAAGAAATATGTTTATAATCTTGTCTTTGAATTGGAAGTTGTATAAATAATTTACCTTTACGAAGTAGCCACCAGCGAGCATGAACGTCATCACAGTTACTGATGCTAAAGTTGTGGCCTTCTTCAAATCCATTAAGCTTGCCCCTATAGCTAATCCAAGTCCCTAAACACAAAAAAGTTGTTAGCATTCTTGCGTTCACTATATCCTCTAGTTTCCCAATGAGGCCCTTTTTACCTGAGCTGCAACGATGCAGAGGAAGACTGTGAGCACACTTAGGAAAAAGGATTCAGCTCTTAATCTCAATCCTGCCATGAAATATACAACTACCAGGAAAAGCACAGGTAATATCAAGTCAAGTGGCAGGTCGCTTGTGGTTCTAGCCACAAAATATGCACTTAATCTATACATATTAGACTCTCTTTCCTTGCTCAGCATTGCTCTCTCTTGAGGAAACGTGAATATCGCTGTGAATACCGGAAAGAACCCCCAGAAAACAGCAATGAAGAAGAGTAGACCTACCTGAGATAAAGAGAGTTCCATTTTCAATATAAGCGACTAATTTGTAGACCATGAACATGATCTCGTACCTGATCTTGTAGACCTTTGGGATGTTGAATGTCTGATTGCCACCAGAGTAAACCTAATATAATGGCAGTGGAGAGCACTTGAGTGACTCTCAACCAGCTGAAATAGTCATGCTTCCGTTCTTTAAATCCTCTTAAAGAGAGTATGCAGTACTGATCCCACCAGCTTAACCCCCATTCTCGCTTGGGACAAGTTATCATCAGTTTAACTTCTTCATCAAGAGGAACTGGTTCCAtaagtttcttcttctccatgacTTCAATCTGTGTCTTGTAAGCCTCCTCAAGATACTGTGTTTCCGCATCAACATCACAGTTAATATGATATAGCTATAAAAGTAGAGGTGTCAAATGGGCGGGCCGTCCAATGGTTGCCCATGTCCATATACAAACGGGCTTAATATGGACAAACCCATTTTTCCCATTAGTTTTCATTGGACAAAATGTGGAAGACCATTAAGAAAATGGTTTTTATTGGTTTTGGGCTTTATGGACGTGGAATGTCCAATGGTCACAAAACCTaaggtttataaaatttaagtttttctGCTAAACtcgtaaaatcgattttttcgcttaaattttaatatcaaattttcCCGTCAGAAccagaaaatcgagtttttcttcaaaacgcaaaatcgaattttcccgccaaaaccggaaaatcgagtttttctgccaaaaccgcaaaatcgatttttctcgccaaaaccgaaattgTTGTACTTATGAACTTATGTATTATTGTACTTATgaatttatggatgaattttaattttatgaacttgTATATGTAATTGTAtgcttataaattaaaattttcttatatggtcATTATAGACCCCAtggcaaaaccgaaaaatcgagtttctctgccaaaatcagaaaatcgagttttccgccaaaaccgcaaaaatgagtttttttccgccaaaactgaaaaatcgagtttttccgtcaaaactgcaaaatcgagtttttccgtcaaaactgcaaaatcgagtttttccgtcaaaactgcaaaatcgagtttttccgccaaaactgcaaaatcaatttttcccaccaaaaccgtaaTTGTTGTATTTATGAACTTATGTATTGTTGTACTTTTgaatttatggatgaattttaattttatgaacttttatatataattgtatgcttataaattaaaatttaaaattttcttatatggtcATTATGGACCCCATGGCAGCCCATAAAAATATGGGTGTTAGTGGGTATGGTCTTTAATGGACATGGTTCTTAATGGACATGGTCACTTTGCTGTCCACAAACAATGAATGGACAAATGGATATGGACTAATGGACATGGGCTCGCCCAGTTTACAGCTCTATATAAAAGGTATCTTGAAATGTCAATGTATCTCATCCTTGTCTCACCTCATATACAGCTGTAGGAGTTGACTTGGGAGGTCTTATCTTGCTGCAAGAACTTCCCTCTTTAAGAGCTGAGGGTATGGAGATATCGTTCATGTTTCCATTCGCTAAGTCCAGCAAGAACTCTGCTGGGTTCATGGAGAGTAGAGGAGAACATCCTATGGAAGAGAAGTAAGGCATTGCTTCTGATGCTTTCCCAAAGTAAAGCAAGCTTCCTCTGCTGAGTACAACCAGCTTGTCAAATCTGTGAAAGAGCCTGCTTGACGGTTGGTGGATTGTTGTTACTATAGTTTTCCCAGCCTGCATGCCAACAAGTAAGAACTTGGGTATGGTCAAATCCATAGGATTTAAAGATGTAAAGAGTGGATGTCTCTTACTTTTGCTATGCTTTGTAGCATCTGAACAATCTTTAGAGCAGTGGTAGAGTCCAAACTAGAAGTGGGTTCATCAAGGAAAAGAAGTGAAGGATTAGTCATGATCTCATTCCCAATACAAACCCTTTTCCTCTCCCCACCTGAGACACCACGCACAAATGATCCTCCAATCATTGTGTCTTGGCACCTAATACAAACGAATTTCTAATAAGGTTCCATTCTCAAGACCGGTTTGCTATAACCGTAAGGGGAAGTGCCCAAAATTGTTAGAGGATAGTGTACCTTTCCAGGCCAAGCTCTTGTATGACACTGACAGCTCTTTGCTCCTTCTCCTGCTTTGTGAGGGTCTTAGGAAGGCGTAAAAGAGCTGTGTAGGTTAGTGTCTCTTTAACAGTTAAGTGAGGGAACAGAACATCATCTTGAGTCACAAATCCAATCCTGCCATGTTAATGgtacaaattatatatacatctaCAGTTTCATTTAGAGACTGAACTGGAATCTTATATTAACCTGGTTTTCAAGTGCTTAGAATATGGTTTATCGTTGTAGCTAACCGACCCACTGGTGTTTTGCTGATTAAATCTTCCACCAAGCACATTGAGTAGTGTGGTTTTGCCACTTCCAGAAGGTCCCATGAGAGCTAGAATCTCCCCTGGATAGGCTGAACCACTAATCCCATTCAAGATGCTCTTTTCTGATGATGATGTCATTGCTTTACAAGTTACCTTGTATGTGATGTCTATGAACTACAAAAGACATGACAAGAATTGATTTGATCAGTAAATTTTCAAGCAAAAGTTCCCATACATAATATGCCTTAGTTTGCAAGAAAACTATTATTCTTTTTCTAAAGATAAATGACTCAAATTCTCTCTGATTTATTCAGAATTACAATACCTATATAACCATACCCTTTTGGTCCAGCGTGAAGCTCTGCTTCACATGTTGCCGAGAACCAGTAAACTGTAGTTGAGCCTCCTAAGCTTGATTTTGGGCACCAAAGTTAGACCAACAAAGAAGGCAAAACAGAGGTTTCCATTGTCTAGGAATATTCATGATGCTCTGTCTTAATGCAATGAGGATGATAAAACTAAATGTAAACTGTTTCTTGGTTATGGGAGGATTGATAATTCTTGTGCATAAAACATGATATGAGATACAACAGACCCACTGAAGTTGGACTAATCAATGGCatcaaaaaacataaatatatatttctatggACTTTTGGGGTTTTGATGATTTAGATACATATCTCCATCAGTGCCTGCGCTCAAATAGAGAGTACCATAAATATCAATTCCTAAGTTTTCCATTAGATTATCTATATGGGGAAATGGTTCACCTTCAGATATATTGGAAAGGTTGGTTCTTCTTGAAGCTTGACCA belongs to Brassica napus cultivar Da-Ae unplaced genomic scaffold, Da-Ae ScsIHWf_3154;HRSCAF=3974, whole genome shotgun sequence and includes:
- the LOC106445685 gene encoding ABC transporter G family member 27 isoform X2, whose protein sequence is MTSSSEKSILNGISGSAYPGEILALMGPSGSGKTTLLNVLGGRFNQQNTSGSVSYNDKPYSKHLKTRIGFVTQDDVLFPHLTVKETLTYTALLRLPKTLTKQEKEQRAVSVIQELGLERCQDTMIGGSFVRGVSGGERKRVCIGNEIMTNPSLLFLDEPTSSLDSTTALKIVQMLQSIAKAGKTIVTTIHQPSSRLFHRFDKLVVLSRGSLLYFGKASEAMPYFSSIGCSPLLSMNPAEFLLDLANGNMNDISIPSALKEGSSCSKIRPPKSTPTAVYEYLEEAYKTQIEVMEKKKLMEPVPLDEEVKLMITCPKREWGLSWWDQYCILSLRGFKERKHDYFSWLRVTQVLSTAIILGLLWWQSDIQHPKGLQDQVGLLFFIAVFWGFFPVFTAIFTFPQERAMLSKERESNMYRLSAYFVARTTSDLPLDLILPVLFLVVVYFMAGLRLRAESFFLSVLTVFLCIVAAQGLGLAIGASLMDLKKATTLASVTVMTFMLAGGYFVKKVPMFIAWIRYMSFNYHTYKLLVKVQYEEIMQDVNGEEIVSGLKEVSALVAMIIGYRLLAYLSLRRMKLHTST
- the LOC106445685 gene encoding ABC transporter G family member 27 isoform X1 encodes the protein MEMGTSSSSSGLVKAKSETLSEALKSSSLDFSNGGGSSHGRKQHVRASSSPSQSGISNYRRNTHIRKARTLDLGRLTGGEALSRASSASLGLSFSFTGFAVPHEEEIIPSERSCSNDDNLEDIEAATSSVVKLQEEPTFPIYLKFIDITYKVTCKAMTSSSEKSILNGISGSAYPGEILALMGPSGSGKTTLLNVLGGRFNQQNTSGSVSYNDKPYSKHLKTRIGFVTQDDVLFPHLTVKETLTYTALLRLPKTLTKQEKEQRAVSVIQELGLERCQDTMIGGSFVRGVSGGERKRVCIGNEIMTNPSLLFLDEPTSSLDSTTALKIVQMLQSIAKAGKTIVTTIHQPSSRLFHRFDKLVVLSRGSLLYFGKASEAMPYFSSIGCSPLLSMNPAEFLLDLANGNMNDISIPSALKEGSSCSKIRPPKSTPTAVYEYLEEAYKTQIEVMEKKKLMEPVPLDEEVKLMITCPKREWGLSWWDQYCILSLRGFKERKHDYFSWLRVTQVLSTAIILGLLWWQSDIQHPKGLQDQVGLLFFIAVFWGFFPVFTAIFTFPQERAMLSKERESNMYRLSAYFVARTTSDLPLDLILPVLFLVVVYFMAGLRLRAESFFLSVLTVFLCIVAAQGLGLAIGASLMDLKKATTLASVTVMTFMLAGGYFVKKVPMFIAWIRYMSFNYHTYKLLVKVQYEEIMQDVNGEEIVSGLKEVSALVAMIIGYRLLAYLSLRRMKLHTST